The region AGCAAGGTAATCAGATCGCCAAATACGCTGGCGACATTGGCCCGGTTGATTTCATCAATAAGCAAAAAATGAGGAGGAGCCTTTTTTAGTTTCTGTTGCCGGGTCTCGACCGAATCGTTCAGGCAATCGGCCAGCGTGGCATAACCGGCCTGCTGAATGGCCGACATACAGGCTTTGTAAAATATTCCCTTCCGAATCCGGTAGCTGATCTGCCCGTTAATCACCTCCGGGCGAATGCCTTCCACAAACTCTTCGTAGCTATAGGCCGGGTGGAAGGTGATGAGGCTCGCCCGGTCGCTTGTTTCGCGTAAATAGGGCTGCAACGCAAAGGTTTTACCCGTTCCCGGCGGGCCGAACAGAATGAGGTTATGCGGCTGGCTGTTCTGCTCTGGATCGGTTTCGTACTCGGCTTCCGGCTCCTCGGCGGTGTAGTCGTTCGGTCGTCGGTCGCCCAGCGTCGGGTCGTCAGCCAGTCGAATCAGTTCGCTCAGAAAGGCTTCATCTTCGGCGGCCCGGTACACATCGGCATTGTGCCGGGCGGAGTGCGGTCCCCGTTTGCTGGTCTCGACCAGTTCAAGCAGGCAGTCTTCCCAGCAGGTTCGCAACACTGGCTGATAGAGCAGATGCACGTTCGACTGACCAATGATAGCGGCCACATAATCGGACTTTTCGGTGATTGGCTCAAACACCAGTTCTTCAAGAATAGCCAACCGATCCTGGCAGGATTTCTTGACCGTGAGGTGGTATTCGACTTCACTCCGGCGCTGCCGTTGAATACGCAGCGCCTGAAAAAAGTTGATATGAGCGGTAATGGAAGCTTTCTCCTGCCGTACCACAAAAGCCAGTCGGGCGTCGCCATTGGGCAGGTTAACAATGTCGATCAGCTCTTTCAACAACCCAAAAAATCGCCGGACAGCTTCGGGGTGATCAATGTCACGAATGCGTTCAATGAGGGGTTGCTGCTGGGTATCGGTCAACACAGGAAAGAGGAATTGTCGTTTACGAAGCTACGAATTTTTCGGCGTTTCATGGCCTTCGTCTCGCTATAGCCGACATGATTGTTCAGGTAATCAATGGTAAGACGGCCTTTTTGAAAAGGTGCATTACTGATTACGCCATTATGTACGTAGCTGGCGCGGGCATTGGTCACACGGGTGCCCCCGCCGTGCCATTTCATGAAGTCAGTATTTACTGACGAAAGCAAACCGGAACGCCGGGCCGACTTGTTTTATCAAAAGGCACGAGTAAATACTCTCACAAGCCACGCTTCTACGCCAAATAACTACCGATGCTGACTACATCGGCAAACACGCCCGAGGCTGTTATTCATGAACGATGTAATCGTTATTGGTTAACTCAATGAATGCATGAACAAGAAACAGTTCATCAATCATCGCTATATTATTGCGAAACAGGTCTAATAACTGCCGGTTTTTTATGTTTCCTGTAGTCACTAATAACAATCGTGGAGGCTGCCCAAAGAGAAGATAGCTATCGAGAAAATCCGAGTCTTTGGTAATCACAATCCGGTTCTCACGCATTGATACCTGCCGAATAAACGTATCGCTTGTTTCATCCTTTTCCGGCAAATCGTCTGTATATATTACAACGTAGCCTTTGGACTTGAGTACTTCGGCCAGCATATAAGGCAACTGAGCATCTATTAGGTATCTCATGCTAACACCTGGTGAATACTTTTCACCTGTGCCAGTCTACTGGCAAAAGCCAGACAAGCCCGAATATCGTCTTCTTCCAACGCAGGATAATCGCCCAGTATCTCCTCGTGAGTCATTCCAGACGATAATAAATCCAGAATTAGTTCGACTGGGTAACGTCGATTGCGGATTGTTGGCTTGCCATGACAAATGCCAGGATTTAAAGTAATACGCTGAAGCAATGACGGGTCCATACCTTTTTTGTTTACGAAGATAACAATTCCTACGCCAGATAGCTCCCGATACTGACCACGTCGGCAAACACGCCCGAAGCCGTTACCTCTGCCCCCGCACCGGGGCCTTTGATCACTAAGGGCCGGTCTTTATACCGCTCCGTAGTGAACGAAACAATGTTGTCAGCACCGGTTAGCTGATAGAATGGATGCTCCGTATTAACTGGCCGCAGGCCAATCGTGGCTTTGTTGTTCTCGAAACTGGCGACAAACCGTAGCTTTTCGCCCTTCGTTTCGGCTTCGGCAAGCAGATTTTCGAAGTAGTTGTTATTGCGCTCCAGTTCCTCGAAGAAAGCCGGGATTGTAGGAGCCGCCAGGCAGGATTCGGGCAGCAGAGTTTCAATGGTCACGTCTTCCGGCTCCAGCGCAAAACCGGCCTCGCGGGCCAGGATCAGGATTTTACGGGCTACGTCCAGGCCGCTCAGATCGTCGCGCGGGTCGGGTTCGGTGTAGCCTTTCTCTTTGGCCTCGCGCACCACGTCGGCGAAAGAAATGCCGGGGCGGAAGGTGTTGAAGATGAACGACAGCGTACCGGAGAGGATGGCTTCTATTTTCAGGAAACGGTCGCCCGCCGTCATCAGCCCCTGCACGGTATTGATGATGGGCAGACCGGCCCCTACGTTGGTTTCGTACAGAAATTTGACACCCCGATTCAGGGCCGTCCGCTGCAACCGGCGGTACTCGCTGTACGGACCGGAATTGGCTACTTTGTTTGGCGTTACGACCGAGATATTGGCGTCCAGCAGCGACTCGTAAAACTGCACAATGTCTTTGTCGGAGGTGCAGTCGATGAATACCGAGTTGGGCAGGTTATAATCTTTAATCTTCTCGACAAAAGCCGGTAAGGATGTAGTCACACCATCGGTTAGCAGCCGTTCGCGCCAGCCGTCCAGCGAGATACCTTTGGGGTCGAGCACCATCTTTTTTGTGTTGGTCATACCCACCACGCACACCTTCAGTAGTTTCTCCGACCGCAGGTATTCCGACTGGTTATAAATTTGCTGCAGCAGCGTTTTTCCGATCAGGCCCGTACCCACCAGATACAGGTTCAGCACGCGGGCTTCGGACTGAAAGAAGATGTTGTGCAACGAGTTAAGGGCTTTGGACAGGTTATTCTTGTTAATAACCACCGAGATATTAATCTCTGACGACCCCTGCGCTACGGCCACAATGTTGACCCCGTTTTTACCAAGAACGGAGAATAGCTTCCCGGCAATACCGGAACTTTTCTTCATCCCCTCCCCCACCGTAGCAATGACCGACAGATCGCGCTCGATGGCGATGCTGTCAATATGCCCGTGGGCGATTTCGGTGGCGAACTCCTCATCCAGAATATTCTTGACGTTCTCGGCCCCGCGCGGGTCGATGGCGAAGCAGATGGAGTGCTCTGACGAGGCCTGTGAGATTAGAATAACGCTGATTTTATGAGCCGCTAGCACGCCGAACAATTTGGCCGACACACCCGCGACACCGATCATGCCCGAGCCCTGCACGTTCACCAATGCAATATCGTCAATGCTCGAAATACCCGTTATGGTGTACTGACGACGTTCGGCGGTGCGGCTCACCACGGTACCGGCATGGGTCGGGTTGAAGGTGTTGAGCACCCGCACCGGAATGTTGCGGGCGAAAGCCGGTTGCAGACTCGGCGGGTAAATCACCTTCGCACCAAAGTGCGACAGTTCCATCGCTTCGGCGTAGGTGATGGTTGGGATATTGAAGGCATTCGGCACCTTGCGCGGGTCGGCCGTCATCATGCCGTCGACATCGGTCCAGATGTCGATCACCTCAGCGTTCAGGGCTGCACCCAGAATGGAAGCCGTATAATCGGACCCGCCCCGACCGAGGGTTGTCGTTTCATTTTTTTCCGTCGAGCCGATAAAGCCCGTAACCAGTTGCAAATCCGATGTTTTGGCAAAATGCTCCTGAACAAGCTGGTTCGTCAGCGTGTAGTTTACTTCGGCTTGTCCGAATTGAGCATCCGTTTTAATGATTTTGCGGGCGTCGCAGAACTGAGCCGGAATGCCCCGGCTTTTTACACACTCGGTAATGATCGTTGTAGACAGC is a window of Spirosoma linguale DSM 74 DNA encoding:
- a CDS encoding aspartate kinase (KEGG: hypothetical protein ; K00003 homoserine dehydrogenase~TIGRFAM: aspartate kinase~PFAM: homoserine dehydrogenase; amino acid-binding ACT domain protein; homoserine dehydrogenase NAD-binding; aspartate/glutamate/uridylate kinase), which gives rise to MQVLKFGGTSVGSVDSIKQVIQIIENHRQNGDQIAVVFSAMGGITNQLIEIGRMATTGETDYMELVRRIEDRHFNVIKALIPIKEQSKVFAHVRGIINELEDLLRGVSLIRELSLRTHDLITSFGERLSTTIITECVKSRGIPAQFCDARKIIKTDAQFGQAEVNYTLTNQLVQEHFAKTSDLQLVTGFIGSTEKNETTTLGRGGSDYTASILGAALNAEVIDIWTDVDGMMTADPRKVPNAFNIPTITYAEAMELSHFGAKVIYPPSLQPAFARNIPVRVLNTFNPTHAGTVVSRTAERRQYTITGISSIDDIALVNVQGSGMIGVAGVSAKLFGVLAAHKISVILISQASSEHSICFAIDPRGAENVKNILDEEFATEIAHGHIDSIAIERDLSVIATVGEGMKKSSGIAGKLFSVLGKNGVNIVAVAQGSSEINISVVINKNNLSKALNSLHNIFFQSEARVLNLYLVGTGLIGKTLLQQIYNQSEYLRSEKLLKVCVVGMTNTKKMVLDPKGISLDGWRERLLTDGVTTSLPAFVEKIKDYNLPNSVFIDCTSDKDIVQFYESLLDANISVVTPNKVANSGPYSEYRRLQRTALNRGVKFLYETNVGAGLPIINTVQGLMTAGDRFLKIEAILSGTLSFIFNTFRPGISFADVVREAKEKGYTEPDPRDDLSGLDVARKILILAREAGFALEPEDVTIETLLPESCLAAPTIPAFFEELERNNNYFENLLAEAETKGEKLRFVASFENNKATIGLRPVNTEHPFYQLTGADNIVSFTTERYKDRPLVIKGPGAGAEVTASGVFADVVSIGSYLA
- a CDS encoding conserved hypothetical protein (KEGG: afr:AFE_1368 hypothetical protein), with the translated sequence MRYLIDAQLPYMLAEVLKSKGYVVIYTDDLPEKDETSDTFIRQVSMRENRIVITKDSDFLDSYLLFGQPPRLLLVTTGNIKNRQLLDLFRNNIAMIDELFLVHAFIELTNNDYIVHE
- a CDS encoding ATPase associated with various cellular activities AAA_5 (PFAM: ATPase associated with various cellular activities AAA_5~SMART: AAA ATPase~KEGG: pfo:Pfl01_2660 GTPase subunit of restriction endonuclease-like), whose amino-acid sequence is MLTDTQQQPLIERIRDIDHPEAVRRFFGLLKELIDIVNLPNGDARLAFVVRQEKASITAHINFFQALRIQRQRRSEVEYHLTVKKSCQDRLAILEELVFEPITEKSDYVAAIIGQSNVHLLYQPVLRTCWEDCLLELVETSKRGPHSARHNADVYRAAEDEAFLSELIRLADDPTLGDRRPNDYTAEEPEAEYETDPEQNSQPHNLILFGPPGTGKTFALQPYLRETSDRASLITFHPAYSYEEFVEGIRPEVINGQISYRIRKGIFYKACMSAIQQAGYATLADCLNDSVETRQQKLKKAPPHFLLIDEINRANVASVFGDLITLLETDKRLGAENELWLTLPYSQERFGVPLNLFVVATMNTTDKSIALLDIALRRRFSFREIAPDPSVLGIVDGVDLAQLLRTINERIEYLLDRDHQIGHAYLTTVETLADLCTTFRDRIIPLLQEYFFNDWAKIQLVLGDNAAWGKDPDLRLVRVKKKYTSAAAGKLFGELPDSIDEVVTYELNPYLQQGDFEQISADAFVKIYQK
- a CDS encoding protein of unknown function DUF433 (PFAM: protein of unknown function DUF433~KEGG: afr:AFE_1367 hypothetical protein), which produces MDPSLLQRITLNPGICHGKPTIRNRRYPVELILDLLSSGMTHEEILGDYPALEEDDIRACLAFASRLAQVKSIHQVLA